The Oscillatoria sp. FACHB-1407 DNA segment ACACCGATTTTTTGAGAACTGACCCGTTGAATGGGTTTTTCCCGATTCCATTCGATCAATAGATCAGGAAAAGTATCTAAACACTCGCCCTGATAAAGATCCGCCGTGCGTAAGACTTGTTTGACCAACGGCTTGCCAGTGTCTAAATTGACTATTTCTGTTAAGTCATGGGTGAGTTGTTCGCAGAAGCGGTCATACTCTGCACCGGGATGAATCTGACCCTTTGGCTCACGCCCTACAAGGTTAACTCGAATAGCTCCATAAACATCATTGTTAGGGACTGTAAAACACTTGCGCCGACTCGCATCAGGCTCTGCCATCGCTTTGCGAAACGGTTTATCACTTCTCCAGAAGCGATCGCGCAATGGTTTCCAAACAAGCTGTTTCAGCGGTTTCAAAAACCAGCTTAGCCCTGCCACTTCCTCTAAATTGGTGTTCAGTGCTTTAGCAAACTGCTGTTTTGCAGCGGAAACTCCTATGTTTTCGAGACGGCAGAGAATATCATCTAGCAAAAAAGTGCCGTCGTAATGGGGACCCATACCATGGCTGGCAAGAATGAAAACGGGGGTCTCTGGATCAACCTCGGCTACAAGCTCACCAACAGCTTTATCAAGAGCTTGATAGACCGCTAAAAGGGGGTCTCCAATCAACTGAACAATATCAGATTGGTGCTTAGGATGGTGTGGGTCATGCAAATTCCAGCATTGATGCCCGACACAATGGCTCTCGCTAAAAACTGTGAGAAACAAATCCCAGTTGCCCTGGTTTAAAAAGTGTTTAGACAGGGCTGTTTTGGTCTCAATTCTATGAATCAGGTCGTCTCGAAACTGACGATATCCTTCAACCGTTCGAGAGATGGTGTTGCAATCTCCAACTGGATCTCGTCCAAACTGATTTTCTATGTCAGCTGCTAAGGTTTCTGGATAAGTATATAGTTGCCCAATGAAATCAGGATCGTGAGTTCCCCAATCTACAATTTGAATGCCGTTAAGGTTGGGCGTTAAAAACGTTTTAGGAACATCAACGATTCCTACTCGCCGACCTGCATCACTTAATGTTTTCCAAAACGGCTCCCCTTTAACGTCTGTAACTTGAGTCTTAAAAGTTTTGTAACTGCCTGGTCCAAGCTGGGTGTAACAATATCGCCCGTGTCGTACTGGAGATAAACCCGTTGAGAATGAGGGCCACACCGCCCCAACGTAAAAACCAATGGGATTGGTTGTAATTCCCCACGTGGCTTGCTCTAATAATATTTTGAAGGTTGGTAATAACCCGTCTCTTGCCCACAAACGAATTAGTCTTTGATCGGCTGCATCAATGCCAATCATTAAAACTTTAGCTTTTTGACCCATGACAACCTTCTAGAAGAGTGAGTAGGGGAGCTCTTTTCAAGCCAATCGTTTAAATCGGAAAGAGATAAGAAGTAGATGCCTG contains these protein-coding regions:
- a CDS encoding alkaline phosphatase family protein, translating into MGQKAKVLMIGIDAADQRLIRLWARDGLLPTFKILLEQATWGITTNPIGFYVGAVWPSFSTGLSPVRHGRYCYTQLGPGSYKTFKTQVTDVKGEPFWKTLSDAGRRVGIVDVPKTFLTPNLNGIQIVDWGTHDPDFIGQLYTYPETLAADIENQFGRDPVGDCNTISRTVEGYRQFRDDLIHRIETKTALSKHFLNQGNWDLFLTVFSESHCVGHQCWNLHDPHHPKHQSDIVQLIGDPLLAVYQALDKAVGELVAEVDPETPVFILASHGMGPHYDGTFLLDDILCRLENIGVSAAKQQFAKALNTNLEEVAGLSWFLKPLKQLVWKPLRDRFWRSDKPFRKAMAEPDASRRKCFTVPNNDVYGAIRVNLVGREPKGQIHPGAEYDRFCEQLTHDLTEIVNLDTGKPLVKQVLRTADLYQGECLDTFPDLLIEWNREKPIQRVSSQKIGVLEKTFAGVRTGDHQPNGMFFAINSAMPPGQLENVVSVTDFAPTIAELLNVVLPDVDGQSILERHS